A region of Esox lucius isolate fEsoLuc1 chromosome 3, fEsoLuc1.pri, whole genome shotgun sequence DNA encodes the following proteins:
- the faim2a gene encoding protein lifeguard 2a isoform X1, producing the protein MSTPAAPPSYAEAVAGDKEQGYSGMRVAMPPYSDHAPPVPPPPVLMHPSWAYTPPSPGPGFSSPRASGQFSPFSDPSGGGNSFNGSDWEDKNIRRMFIRKVFSILMVQLLVTFGIVALFTFCEPVRQFVQYNRILYLASYITFMGTYLVLVCSTRTRRQYPTNLILLGIFTLAMSYMAGMLASYHNTEVVMLCVGITALVCLSITLFCFQTKVDFTSYHGLLFSLMMVLMVTGLLLVFTAPYGYIPWLQTAYAGLGALVFTLFLAFDVQLLMGNRRYALSPEEHVFGALCLYMDVVYIFFFLLQLFGSQE; encoded by the exons ATGAGTACACCAGCTGCCCCGCCCAGCTACGCGGAAGCCGTGGCCGGGGACAAAGAGCAGGGCTACAGCGGAATGAGGGTGGCAATGCCCCCCTATAGTGACCATGCCCCCCCCGTGCCCCCACCACCGGTACTCATGCACCCCAGCTGGGCTTACACACCCCCCAGTCCCG GCCCGGGATTCTCCAGCCCCCGTGCTTCCGGACAGTTCTCTCCCTTCTCTGACCCCAGCGGCGGGGGCAACAGCTTCAACGGAAGCGACTGGGAAGACAAGAACATCCGACGCATGTTCATTCGCAAG GTTTTCTCCATTCTCATGGTCCAGCTATTGGTGACTTTTGGTATTGTGGCACTCTTCACGTTCTG TGAACCAGTCCGGCAGTTTGTGCAGTACAACCGAATCCTCTACCTTGCTTCGTA TATCACGTTCATGGGGACATACCTGGTGTTAGTCTGCAGCACCAGGACCCG ACGTCAGTACCCTACCAACCTCATCCTCTTGGGGATATTC ACACTGGCAATGTCTTACATGGCTGGAATGCTGGCTAG CTACCACAACACCGAggtggtgatgctgtgtgtggGAATCACTGCCttggtgtgtctgtccatcACACTCTTCTGTTTCCAGACCAAG GTTGACTTCACGTCCTATCACGGCCTGCTGTTCTCTCTGATGATGGTGCTGATGGTGACTGGTCTGTTGCTCGTCTTCACTGCCCCCTACGGATAC ATACCGTGGTTGCAGACAGCGTATGCCGGGCTGGGGGCCCTGGTCTTCACTTTG TTCCTGGCCTTTGACGTGCAGCTGCTGATGGGTAACCGGCGCTACGCCCTGAGTCCCGAGGAGCACGTTTTCGGGGCCCTCTGCCTATACATGGATGTGGTCTacatcttcttcttcctcctgcaGCTGTTCGGCAGCCAGGAGTGA
- the faim2a gene encoding protein lifeguard 2a isoform X2: MSTPAAPPSYAEAVAGDKEQGYSGMRVAMPPYSDHAPPVPPPPVLMHPSWAYTPPSPGPGFSSPRASGQFSPFSDPSGGGNSFNGSDWEDKNIRRMFIRKVFSILMVQLLVTFGIVALFTFCEPVRQFVQYNRILYLASYITFMGTYLVLVCSTRTRRQYPTNLILLGIFTLAMSYMAGMLASYHNTEVVMLCVGITALVCLSITLFCFQTKVDFTSYHGLLFSLMMVLMVTGLLLVFTAPYGYIPWLQTAYAGLGALVFTLLLMGNRRYALSPEEHVFGALCLYMDVVYIFFFLLQLFGSQE, translated from the exons ATGAGTACACCAGCTGCCCCGCCCAGCTACGCGGAAGCCGTGGCCGGGGACAAAGAGCAGGGCTACAGCGGAATGAGGGTGGCAATGCCCCCCTATAGTGACCATGCCCCCCCCGTGCCCCCACCACCGGTACTCATGCACCCCAGCTGGGCTTACACACCCCCCAGTCCCG GCCCGGGATTCTCCAGCCCCCGTGCTTCCGGACAGTTCTCTCCCTTCTCTGACCCCAGCGGCGGGGGCAACAGCTTCAACGGAAGCGACTGGGAAGACAAGAACATCCGACGCATGTTCATTCGCAAG GTTTTCTCCATTCTCATGGTCCAGCTATTGGTGACTTTTGGTATTGTGGCACTCTTCACGTTCTG TGAACCAGTCCGGCAGTTTGTGCAGTACAACCGAATCCTCTACCTTGCTTCGTA TATCACGTTCATGGGGACATACCTGGTGTTAGTCTGCAGCACCAGGACCCG ACGTCAGTACCCTACCAACCTCATCCTCTTGGGGATATTC ACACTGGCAATGTCTTACATGGCTGGAATGCTGGCTAG CTACCACAACACCGAggtggtgatgctgtgtgtggGAATCACTGCCttggtgtgtctgtccatcACACTCTTCTGTTTCCAGACCAAG GTTGACTTCACGTCCTATCACGGCCTGCTGTTCTCTCTGATGATGGTGCTGATGGTGACTGGTCTGTTGCTCGTCTTCACTGCCCCCTACGGATAC ATACCGTGGTTGCAGACAGCGTATGCCGGGCTGGGGGCCCTGGTCTTCACTTTG CTGCTGATGGGTAACCGGCGCTACGCCCTGAGTCCCGAGGAGCACGTTTTCGGGGCCCTCTGCCTATACATGGATGTGGTCTacatcttcttcttcctcctgcaGCTGTTCGGCAGCCAGGAGTGA